The Terriglobales bacterium genome includes a region encoding these proteins:
- a CDS encoding glycoside hydrolase family 57 protein — protein sequence MGRLRVVFLWHMHQPFYKDLVAGEYRLPWVRLHALKDYYGMVKLLDEFPAVHQTFNLVPSLVVQLQDYVEGTARDPFLDVAAKPAEELTPEERRFALEYLFQANPTHMIGRYPRYRQLWESFRSAGENPERTSKAFGAQDFTDLQVLSQLAWFDEFFHEEPEIAELARKGSGFGADDQQFIVARQKEFMGRVLPAYQDAAQKGSIELSCSPFYHPILPLLCDTEIARAASPGLPLPQARFRHPEDAAEQLRRAVEFHAKTFGKRPRGAWPSEGSVSEEVLALAQQAGLEWVATDEGILARTQGSGFPRDGSGRLLPGGSERLYNLYRYEKDGARIHVLFRDHTISDMIGFVYAGVPAEVAASEFIRRIKESSQPVLNTGRDAVVSIILDGENAWEYYPHSGRDFLRRLYAGISGDPSMEAVSVSEAIDRHSDFGRLGGIAPGSWINANFEVWIGPPEDNRAWEYLSAARKFYQEAAPAAAEADRRLAWEEILIAEGSDWNWWYGPHHHSANDREFDELYRKHLSNVYHLLGATPPESLAQPIARFEIRPCMVSQTAFISPKIDGEMSSYFEWLGAASCVADRRTSAMHGKQYVLGSIHAGLNDTALFGRLDFVGGVAEGELEVVIKVESTEAGSDQIKQKLLIEISVQDRALASWRVRRGDEHPGHEEETPQPPSGLVVQLHKVLEFALPLAELGATRGNRVRLRCSVWRDHLPVDALPLEGWLDLDVISEEELAARA from the coding sequence ATGGGCCGCTTGCGCGTCGTCTTCCTCTGGCACATGCACCAGCCTTTTTACAAGGACCTGGTGGCGGGCGAGTACCGCCTGCCATGGGTGCGGCTTCATGCCCTGAAGGACTACTACGGCATGGTGAAGCTGCTGGATGAGTTTCCCGCCGTTCATCAGACCTTCAACTTGGTGCCCTCGCTGGTGGTGCAGCTTCAGGACTACGTGGAGGGCACGGCCCGTGATCCCTTCCTGGATGTAGCCGCCAAGCCCGCCGAAGAACTGACCCCGGAAGAAAGGCGCTTCGCATTGGAGTACCTGTTCCAGGCCAATCCCACGCACATGATCGGGCGCTATCCGCGCTATCGCCAGCTTTGGGAAAGCTTCCGCTCCGCGGGAGAGAACCCAGAGCGCACGTCGAAGGCCTTCGGCGCGCAGGACTTCACCGATCTGCAGGTGCTTTCCCAACTGGCCTGGTTCGACGAGTTCTTCCACGAGGAGCCCGAGATAGCGGAATTGGCGCGGAAGGGAAGCGGCTTCGGCGCCGACGATCAGCAGTTCATCGTGGCGCGACAGAAGGAATTCATGGGCAGAGTTCTGCCCGCCTATCAGGACGCGGCGCAGAAAGGGAGCATCGAACTCTCCTGCTCGCCGTTCTATCACCCCATTCTGCCACTGCTGTGCGACACCGAGATCGCCCGCGCGGCCTCCCCGGGATTGCCGCTGCCGCAGGCCCGGTTCCGCCATCCCGAAGACGCGGCCGAGCAGTTACGACGGGCGGTGGAGTTTCACGCCAAGACCTTCGGAAAGCGCCCCCGCGGCGCCTGGCCCTCGGAAGGAAGCGTCTCGGAGGAGGTGCTGGCTTTGGCGCAACAGGCCGGGCTCGAGTGGGTGGCTACCGATGAAGGCATCCTGGCCCGGACGCAAGGAAGCGGCTTTCCGCGCGATGGATCGGGCCGCTTGCTTCCGGGAGGCTCCGAGCGACTCTACAACCTCTACCGCTATGAGAAGGACGGCGCCCGCATCCATGTCCTATTTCGTGACCATACTATCTCCGACATGATCGGGTTCGTCTATGCCGGCGTCCCGGCCGAGGTGGCCGCGTCCGAGTTCATCCGAAGGATCAAGGAATCTTCGCAACCGGTTCTGAATACAGGGCGGGATGCCGTGGTCTCCATCATTCTGGACGGAGAGAATGCGTGGGAATACTATCCGCATTCGGGACGTGACTTCCTGCGCCGGTTGTACGCCGGCATCAGCGGAGACCCAAGCATGGAGGCGGTCAGCGTTTCGGAGGCGATCGATCGGCACTCCGATTTTGGACGGCTGGGAGGAATCGCTCCCGGCTCCTGGATCAACGCCAACTTCGAAGTGTGGATCGGACCGCCAGAGGACAACCGCGCCTGGGAATATCTCTCGGCGGCTCGCAAATTCTACCAGGAGGCGGCTCCTGCCGCTGCCGAGGCAGACCGGCGTCTGGCTTGGGAAGAAATCCTCATTGCTGAAGGGAGCGATTGGAACTGGTGGTACGGTCCTCATCATCACTCCGCGAATGACCGCGAATTCGACGAGCTCTACCGCAAGCATCTTTCCAACGTGTATCACCTCCTGGGTGCGACACCGCCGGAATCGTTGGCGCAGCCTATCGCGCGCTTCGAGATCCGGCCCTGCATGGTTTCGCAGACGGCCTTCATTTCGCCGAAGATTGACGGCGAGATGAGTTCGTATTTCGAATGGCTGGGCGCTGCCTCCTGCGTGGCCGATCGCCGCACCTCCGCCATGCACGGCAAGCAGTACGTTCTGGGCTCGATTCACGCCGGCCTGAACGACACCGCTCTGTTCGGCCGCCTGGACTTCGTCGGCGGGGTTGCGGAGGGGGAGCTCGAAGTGGTCATCAAGGTCGAGTCCACGGAGGCGGGTTCGGATCAGATCAAGCAGAAGCTGCTCATAGAAATCTCGGTTCAAGACCGTGCGCTCGCGAGTTGGAGAGTGCGGCGCGGCGATGAGCATCCCGGGCATGAAGAGGAAACGCCTCAGCCGCCCTCCGGGCTCGTCGTCCAGCTGCACAAGGTGCTGGAGTTCGCCCTGCCCTTGGCGGAATTAGGGGCTACGCGCGGGAATCGCGTTCGCTTGCGTTGCAGCGTCTGGCGTGACCACCTGCCGGTGGACGCTCTGCCCCTGGAGGGATGGCTCGACCTGGATGTGATCAGTGAGGAAGAACTCGCGGCGCGAGCCTGA
- a CDS encoding LptF/LptG family permease: protein MRILTRYILREVLAHAALGAALFTFVLFMRDVGRILELVVRNSAPLSSVFEIFLLILPSTLTFTIPMGVLVGILIGLGRLAADSEVTAMRASGIGATAFILIVAIFAVSAWLLALLNTVVVAPRASAALAELEDRLKSSEAAYAVQPRVFYENIANHVLYVQDARAGEAAVWRGIFLADVSTPSSPKITLAEQGTAVTDGTERIRLHLRNGAQHETDPRRPKEYSITNFSVSDLPLLLPQRTAQPRENRLLAQMGTLELLQRGQQLNDRRGRAQEIEFYRRLALPTACLVLAMVGIPLGLAAHKGGKSTGFVLTIALVFLYYVVSLFGISLARQGKLPPALGAWLANLVFFAGGAILLWRVDHQPLERFWRSLVHRFRHKPPAAEAKVPTAPDRLAGRRRVFDLDFPQLLDTYVLRDFFAYFLLVLAGFLVLGVVFTFFEMWGDVLRNRVPVVTVAEFVVNFVPSLVYQMTPLAVLIAVLVTFALLERNSEIVAIKATGISIYRVAMPVLILAGVFSAGLFFFDHFYLPEANTRQDALWNQIKGKPAQTYLRPDRKWIFGQHSSIYYYEFFDPDRFQMGGVSVFLFDPSTFEITRRVYAARAEWDPKLAKWLFKQGWTRAFRGTAIEEYRTFDVATFEALDEPPTYFRKEVKQSSEMDFRELSAYIRDLEQSGFDAVRLRVQWHKKFAFPAITLVMAVLAVPFALSVGRRGALGGVAMALGIAVVYWATSGLLEAVGNVSQLPPFLAAWSPDLLFALVGGYLILRLPT from the coding sequence GTGCGCATCCTGACCCGGTACATTCTGCGCGAAGTGCTCGCGCACGCCGCCCTGGGAGCGGCCTTGTTCACGTTCGTGCTCTTCATGCGCGACGTGGGACGCATCCTGGAGCTGGTGGTTCGCAATAGCGCACCCCTGTCCAGCGTCTTTGAAATCTTCCTGCTCATCCTGCCCTCCACCCTGACTTTCACGATTCCCATGGGAGTGCTGGTGGGCATCCTGATCGGCTTGGGCAGACTGGCGGCCGACAGCGAAGTCACGGCCATGCGCGCCAGCGGCATCGGCGCCACTGCTTTCATTCTCATCGTGGCCATTTTTGCCGTTTCCGCCTGGTTGCTTGCGCTCCTCAACACCGTGGTGGTTGCCCCCAGGGCGTCGGCCGCGCTGGCAGAGCTGGAAGACCGGCTCAAGAGTTCGGAAGCGGCCTATGCGGTGCAGCCACGCGTCTTCTACGAGAACATCGCCAACCATGTGCTCTACGTGCAGGACGCCCGTGCCGGCGAGGCCGCGGTCTGGCGGGGCATCTTCCTGGCGGACGTATCCACGCCTTCCTCGCCCAAGATCACGCTGGCCGAGCAAGGCACGGCGGTCACGGACGGCACCGAGCGCATCCGGCTCCATCTGCGGAATGGCGCGCAGCATGAGACCGACCCGCGCCGTCCCAAGGAATACTCCATCACCAACTTCTCGGTGTCGGACCTGCCTCTGCTCCTGCCGCAACGAACGGCCCAGCCTCGGGAGAATCGCCTGCTGGCGCAGATGGGGACGCTGGAGCTGTTGCAGCGGGGACAGCAACTGAACGACCGCCGCGGCCGTGCGCAAGAGATCGAGTTCTATCGCCGTCTGGCGCTGCCCACCGCTTGCCTGGTGCTGGCCATGGTGGGGATTCCTCTGGGTCTCGCGGCCCACAAGGGCGGCAAGTCCACCGGGTTCGTCCTGACCATCGCCCTGGTTTTTCTTTACTACGTGGTCTCTCTGTTTGGAATCTCGCTGGCTCGCCAGGGAAAGCTGCCGCCCGCGCTGGGCGCCTGGCTGGCCAACCTGGTGTTCTTCGCCGGCGGGGCGATCCTGCTTTGGCGCGTGGACCACCAGCCCCTGGAGCGCTTTTGGCGGAGCCTGGTACACCGGTTCCGGCACAAGCCCCCGGCCGCGGAAGCGAAGGTGCCCACCGCCCCCGACCGCCTGGCCGGCCGCCGGCGCGTGTTCGACCTGGATTTTCCTCAGCTCCTCGACACCTACGTGCTGCGCGACTTCTTCGCCTATTTCCTGCTGGTGCTGGCCGGCTTCCTGGTGCTGGGAGTGGTGTTCACGTTCTTCGAGATGTGGGGCGACGTGCTGCGCAACCGCGTCCCCGTGGTCACCGTGGCCGAGTTCGTGGTGAATTTCGTTCCCTCACTGGTTTACCAGATGACTCCGCTGGCGGTGCTGATCGCCGTGCTGGTGACTTTTGCCCTGCTGGAACGCAACAGCGAGATCGTGGCCATCAAGGCCACCGGCATCAGCATCTATCGAGTGGCAATGCCGGTGCTGATCCTGGCGGGAGTATTTTCCGCGGGGCTCTTCTTTTTCGACCACTTCTACCTGCCCGAAGCCAACACCCGCCAGGACGCGCTCTGGAACCAGATCAAGGGCAAGCCGGCCCAGACCTATCTTCGGCCCGACCGCAAGTGGATCTTCGGCCAACACTCCAGCATCTACTACTACGAATTCTTTGACCCGGACCGATTCCAGATGGGCGGAGTCTCGGTGTTCCTGTTCGATCCTTCCACCTTCGAAATCACGCGCCGTGTCTATGCCGCACGCGCCGAGTGGGACCCGAAGCTGGCCAAGTGGCTGTTCAAGCAGGGATGGACGCGCGCCTTTCGCGGAACCGCCATCGAGGAATACCGCACGTTCGACGTGGCCACCTTCGAGGCGCTTGATGAACCGCCCACCTATTTTCGCAAAGAGGTGAAGCAATCCTCGGAGATGGACTTCCGCGAACTCAGCGCTTACATTCGCGATCTGGAACAGAGCGGCTTCGACGCCGTACGGCTGCGTGTGCAATGGCACAAGAAGTTCGCTTTTCCCGCCATCACTTTGGTGATGGCGGTGCTGGCCGTACCCTTCGCGCTCTCGGTGGGGCGCCGCGGCGCGCTGGGGGGCGTGGCCATGGCCCTGGGCATCGCAGTGGTGTACTGGGCGACTTCGGGACTGCTCGAAGCGGTGGGCAACGTCAGTCAGTTGCCTCCCTTCCTGGCGGCGTGGTCGCCCGACCTGTTGTTCGCACTGGTCGGCGGATACTTGATCCTCCGGCTGCCGACGTAG
- a CDS encoding ABC transporter ATP-binding protein → MIESLRPLLPYLLKYRRGLAFGALSVLLQNGIWIMFPQVIRGAMDDLQLGMTREKLLQWSLLIITVALAKGVFQFLTRWVVIGISRDIEFDLRNDLFRHLEGLSYSFYQRTRTGDIMARATNDLNAVRMLLGPAIMYTANTIVFTAGALIFMTALSPRLTFFAVLPLPIVSIVVQYFGRRIHERFERIQAMFSEISARAQENFAGARVVRAYAQEEAEIAAFEQANREYIARSLKLVRLMGMLWPTLEAMLGVAIVLVLWLGGREVLLGRMSVGDFVAYNIYMVQLTFPIIAFGWVINIFQRGMASLGRLNEILHQKPTIVDSDTARLPDAPRAVRGELEFRHLSFAYNGVPVLEDVSLRVPAGSSLAIVGPVGSGKTTLVSLIPRIYDAPAGSVLLDGRPITDFPLEALRRNIGFVPQETFLFSESVRGNIAFGAEDATEEDVRRAAEGASIAAEIESFPEKYKTLVGERGITLSGGQKQRTAIARALIRNPRILVLDDALSSVDTYTEERILNHLREIMQGRTTIFISHRVSTVRNADRIAVLHERRIVEYGTHDELLARNGYYTDLYNKQLLEEELASV, encoded by the coding sequence ATGATCGAGAGTCTGCGACCGCTGCTGCCGTATCTGCTGAAGTACCGGCGCGGTTTGGCTTTCGGCGCCCTCTCCGTTCTGCTGCAGAATGGCATCTGGATCATGTTCCCGCAGGTCATCCGTGGCGCCATGGATGACCTGCAACTCGGCATGACCCGCGAAAAGCTGCTGCAGTGGTCGCTGCTGATCATCACCGTGGCCCTGGCCAAGGGCGTGTTCCAATTCCTGACGCGCTGGGTGGTGATCGGCATCTCGCGCGACATCGAGTTCGACCTGCGCAACGACCTGTTCCGCCATCTGGAAGGCCTTTCCTACTCCTTCTACCAGCGGACGCGCACCGGCGACATCATGGCCCGCGCCACCAACGACCTCAACGCGGTGCGCATGCTGTTGGGCCCGGCCATCATGTACACCGCCAACACCATCGTATTCACGGCTGGCGCGCTCATCTTCATGACCGCGCTCAGCCCACGGCTCACGTTCTTTGCCGTGCTGCCGCTGCCCATCGTGAGCATCGTGGTGCAGTACTTCGGCCGGCGCATCCATGAGCGCTTCGAGCGCATTCAGGCCATGTTCTCGGAGATCTCCGCCCGCGCCCAGGAAAACTTTGCCGGCGCCCGCGTGGTCCGCGCCTATGCGCAGGAGGAGGCTGAGATCGCCGCCTTCGAGCAAGCCAACCGCGAATACATTGCGCGCAGCCTCAAACTGGTGCGCCTGATGGGCATGCTGTGGCCCACGCTGGAGGCCATGCTGGGCGTGGCCATCGTGCTGGTCCTCTGGCTGGGCGGTCGGGAGGTCCTGCTGGGTCGGATGAGCGTGGGCGACTTCGTGGCCTACAACATCTACATGGTGCAGCTCACCTTCCCCATCATCGCCTTCGGCTGGGTCATCAATATCTTTCAGCGCGGCATGGCTTCCCTGGGACGGTTGAATGAGATCCTCCACCAGAAACCGACCATCGTGGATTCCGATACCGCGCGCCTGCCCGATGCCCCGCGTGCGGTGCGCGGCGAGCTCGAATTCCGCCATCTCTCCTTCGCGTACAACGGAGTTCCCGTGCTGGAGGACGTAAGCCTCCGGGTTCCCGCGGGTTCGAGCCTGGCGATCGTGGGCCCGGTGGGCTCAGGCAAGACCACGCTGGTCAGCCTGATCCCCCGCATTTACGACGCACCCGCCGGGAGCGTCCTGCTGGACGGGCGGCCCATCACCGATTTTCCGCTGGAGGCTCTGCGCCGCAACATCGGCTTTGTCCCCCAGGAAACCTTCCTGTTCAGTGAATCCGTGCGCGGGAACATCGCCTTCGGAGCGGAGGACGCCACCGAAGAAGACGTGCGCCGGGCCGCCGAAGGCGCCAGCATCGCCGCCGAGATCGAGAGCTTCCCGGAGAAGTACAAGACATTGGTGGGCGAGCGCGGCATCACTCTCTCCGGCGGCCAGAAGCAGCGCACCGCCATCGCGCGGGCGCTGATCCGCAATCCCCGCATCCTGGTGCTGGACGACGCGCTCTCCAGCGTGGATACGTACACCGAGGAGCGCATCCTCAATCATCTGCGCGAGATCATGCAGGGACGGACCACGATTTTCATCTCGCATCGCGTTTCCACCGTACGCAACGCCGACCGAATCGCCGTGTTGCACGAACGGCGCATCGTCGAATACGGCACGCACGACGAACTCCTGGCCCGCAACGGCTACTACACCGACCTTTACAACAAGCAACTGCTCGAGGAAGAACTGGCGAGCGTCTAG
- a CDS encoding methyltransferase domain-containing protein, whose amino-acid sequence MKRVVKPELLDSDSGTPAEVAASLVDLRLVNRWFGGIRTARCLVDRVADSAPELSLLDVASASGDVPRSVATHLGKRGIRTSITLLERTRSHMQPNGRYVAGDALALPFADSSFDLVTCSLFVHHLEPAEIVTFVNEGLRVARRAVLLNDLRRDPVHLALVYAGWPLFRSRLTRHDSVASVWRSYTPKEIEHILRRTRAARVEVSRHYLFRMGAIAWRN is encoded by the coding sequence ATGAAGCGGGTGGTGAAGCCGGAACTGCTCGATTCCGATTCCGGCACGCCGGCCGAAGTGGCCGCCTCGCTGGTGGATTTGCGCCTCGTCAATCGCTGGTTCGGCGGCATCCGCACCGCGCGGTGCCTGGTGGACCGCGTCGCCGACTCTGCGCCTGAGCTTTCCCTGCTCGACGTCGCCTCCGCCTCCGGCGACGTTCCCCGGTCCGTGGCCACCCACCTGGGGAAACGCGGCATCCGCACCTCCATCACGCTTCTTGAGCGGACCCGTTCTCATATGCAGCCGAACGGACGTTACGTTGCCGGCGACGCACTGGCCCTTCCCTTCGCCGATTCCAGTTTCGACCTCGTCACCTGTTCGCTCTTCGTCCACCACCTCGAGCCGGCCGAGATCGTCACCTTCGTGAACGAGGGATTGCGCGTGGCCCGCCGGGCCGTGCTGCTGAACGATCTGCGCCGCGACCCTGTGCACCTGGCGCTGGTGTACGCGGGCTGGCCGCTCTTTCGCAGTCGCCTGACCCGCCATGACAGCGTGGCTTCCGTCTGGCGCTCGTACACGCCGAAGGAAATCGAGCACATCCTTCGCCGCACGCGTGCCGCCCGGGTGGAAGTCAGCCGGCACTACCTGTTCCGCATGGGAGCCATCGCATGGCGCAACTAG